A DNA window from Hydrotalea sp. contains the following coding sequences:
- a CDS encoding undecaprenyl-diphosphate phosphatase, with translation MNYFQSIILGMVEGVTEYLPVSSTAHLILAARLLGLADTAVNHAYIIAIQGGAIFAVLFLYKDRFLQLLAGLFRRDKNGLALLKNLLVAFLPAAVLGVLFDKQIEEFLFGLWPVVVAWLVGGLVILLLPRGYNQKKGKIENITWRQALVIGLVQCLAMWPGVSRSLATMLGGMFVGLSLASAIEFSFLLGVGTLAAASGFTLLKHGTDMLAGNDIGVLACGFVVSFITAVIAVKWLVGYLQQHGLALFAWWRIGLGLLVAAGLVFKFL, from the coding sequence ATGAATTATTTTCAATCAATTATATTGGGCATGGTCGAGGGGGTTACCGAATACCTGCCCGTCAGCTCGACCGCGCATCTTATTCTTGCGGCGCGACTTTTGGGTTTGGCCGACACGGCGGTTAATCACGCCTATATTATTGCCATTCAGGGTGGGGCGATTTTTGCCGTGTTGTTTTTGTATAAAGACAGGTTTTTGCAATTATTGGCCGGCTTGTTTAGGCGCGATAAAAACGGCTTGGCATTATTAAAAAATTTGCTGGTGGCATTTTTGCCGGCGGCGGTGCTGGGCGTCCTGTTCGATAAACAGATAGAGGAATTCCTGTTCGGCCTGTGGCCGGTGGTGGTGGCGTGGCTAGTGGGCGGTTTGGTTATTTTGTTACTGCCGCGCGGTTATAACCAGAAAAAGGGTAAGATTGAAAACATCACCTGGCGGCAGGCATTGGTGATTGGTCTGGTGCAATGTTTGGCGATGTGGCCTGGCGTCAGCCGCAGTTTGGCCACAATGTTGGGCGGCATGTTTGTCGGTTTATCGTTGGCGTCAGCGATTGAATTTTCATTTTTGTTGGGGGTGGGCACGTTAGCGGCGGCCTCGGGGTTTACATTATTAAAACATGGCACGGATATGTTGGCCGGCAACGATATTGGCGTGTTGGCATGCGGCTTCGTTGTTTCCTTTATCACCGCGGTGATTGCGGTAAAATGGCTGGTCGGTTATTTGCAACAACATGGCTTGGCCTTGTTTGCTTGGTGGCGCATCGGCCTTGGCCTGCTGGTGGCGGCTGGCTTGGTTTTTAAATTTTTATAA